The window TACTTTTGTTTTAGAGCTTCTGATGGTATCTAACAATGGTCTGGTGACCCTGATGTGCTTTTTGGTGCTGCTGGGATCCTACACAGCACTGCTAATTATGCTCCGGAGCCACTCGCGGGAGGACCGCAGCAAGGCCCTGTCCACTTGTGCCTCTCACATTGCTGTGGTGACCTTGATCTTTGTGCCTTGCATCTATATCTATGCAAGGCCTTTTCGGACATTCCCCATGGACAAGGCCGTCTCTGTGCTATACACAATGGTCACCCCCATGCTGAATCCTGCCATCTATACCTTGAGAAATAAGGAAGTAATCATGGCTATGAAGAAGCTGTGGAGGAGCAAAAGGACCTTATCAGTAGCCTGGAGCACTGACCCCTAGGTTGGCAAAGGCAGGGACTTGAGAATTTGAAAGTTGCTTCAGTGGACCAACCTAACCTGTTTGAGAGGACTCACAAAGCAGGTAAAAGTCCTTGCTTActgcttctctatttttcttaaccTAAGACAAATTCTGGTGATCTGAACTTTTATTCAACTGGAGCATGGGATGAATATCATAGAACCGCTCCTAAGTGCCTCCAAGGGAAAAAGGATCAAGTGTTAGATGGAAGTACTATTTGGGTCAGAGGGCACTTTCCCAGATAAGCATGCTATTAGCCATGCCAAGAATGTTCCACTGCAGTATTCAGAGAGGTGGTAAGTCTAGTGTCTCCTTCCTGATGACAGTTCTTGGAAACTATATTTGAAGagctcaaacatttttaaatttcctgaagACAAGAGGGATCTAGAGACTGACAGACATGTAGGACTCTGGAGTTCTGTTTTTAGGAGACTGACTGAATGAAGGTGAATGAAGAGAATAGAAATTACCTTGGGCAAATTGTTTTCTTCCTCACAGTTTCTTAAGGTCACTGTTGTtgtcatcgtcatcatcatcatctaaaTAACATTTGGTAAGAACTTATGATGTATCAGACGTTGTATCatgtgatttatatttattttaattctctcAGCATTCTTATGAGGTGGATAGaatcctcattttaaagatgaaccAAGTACAAAAACTAAGAACTTGTTTCTGGAATCCAACTCAAGTCTATATAACTTTGGAGCCCAAGTTCTTGATGGTATCTAAAACATCTTATAGCATCTTAAGGGTCAATATATCATTGTAAGCTTCTATCAGTTAGATTGGCATCATGGATAGACTTGCTATTTTAAAATGGCCAAGGCCAAGTGTGGCTGGGAGAGTCAGGAAGGCTGGATATGGGGATGTGGGGAGATGGAGTAGAAGATGATTCATAGAGAGCTGAAGAATGTGGGATTGGGGGAGGTTAGTTACGAAGCAAAGGGGAATTGACTTGAGGGGACTGGTCCCCAGAAGACTTGTGtgtgagaattttattttcacattcctGCTCAGAAACTTGGCCTTTTTAATCCAGCTATCTTTTAATCTGTGTAGATTCACAGTTGAGTGCTGTGATGGGCTTTCAGCCTCTGGTCCCTAAATAGACAGTGATGTCAGATAAGACATAAGCACCCCTAGCATCTCTGATTCCACTTTAGACAGGATGGAGAGATGGTCCTGGCTCTCTGTCTTAGCTTCTCTGTACTCTTCCCCAACATCTTCATCTTTCCTTGGGGATGAAGTTTCTGTATCTCCTATCAATTGATTCTTACCTGTATCAGAGGGCCTATACCTTTTTATCCCACCTCCATAGTGAAgaatccattttaaaataaaactatgcaAAGTTTTGATTATTTAACTTGTTAAATGTTACTTATTCAATGATAACCTTCATGGATATAGTATAGCAAGAACATGACATTCAGCAAATCTACCTGCCATTTAGCATTAAGTCATTGTCCAGTACTTATAGTTTAGTACATCAGTAGAAGCATACTTGCTTCTTACAATATTAACCAGctgagaaggaacattttagTATAAGTGCTAAAGCATGGGTCAGACTCCAAAGAATAAAGGGATAGGGTTAGAGAAAAGGGAGATGCGATCTTGAAAGAGTCTAGTCCTCTTGCCTCTTTACCATAAATTTTCAGCAAGGTCATGTGCAAATAAATGCAGCTTCTTTATTTTGTAAGTGATATTATTTTCCTCACAAGTGTCACCTGCTGGACAGTAGAGAGAAAAAATAGCACAAATTTTGACAAGTTTTATACATTTActtctgcaggaaaaaaaaaatcattgaatagTCCCTTAAGTAAATGgcaattttctttagaaaataatttattccatTAGGATTCTATCCTGTCACTTTTTCTAACCCTGACCTCTTTTAGagtagttttaaaatatgaaagtttgGATGGGTGTGTGGTTTACCTGACCCAGGATGATGAAGGAGGCCCGAGTCCTTCTATCTGCACAATGTCTTCTGAGTGCTAACTCAGGGCTACTTTCTGGCTGACCTGGGCTACTTTCTGGACTGTTGACTGGAGAGGAGAGTAATTCTACCTCTGAGCACTGCTGACCCCTGATGCTAATGTCTGGGAGTGATAGAGCTGTGAATGATAAAGTCTGGTTTCtctttttggtcagggctggtgATGCTCCCATACTAATTAATGTCACCTAAACTTTGGATTGGAATATAAACCCCATTGATTATCTTGCACTCTCTCCGTACATTCTCGGCCAAGGATTCCCCATACTCCCTAGGGCTCAATCATTTCATCCCTGGACACTAAGAACCCTATGACATGTGCCAACTCTCAGCATCCTGCTTCAGGGGCATCCAGGGCCTTGGATTCTACCCACACCACACGGAACTTCCCTGCCTTTGCCTCACTCTCCTGCTTCTCATTCATGAGTTTAATGTCACCACATACAGCAAGTTCTGTGAGTGCTGTGGGGCTTCCCCTTCAGGAGGCCTCAGTGGGAAGCAGGGAGAGGCCTCCTGCCTTTGGCACTCGCCCACGGTGTATCCCAGAGGCAGCGCAGTAAAGACGGTCAAGACACACCCGTCATCCTCTGCCCACTCTGCCCTGGGTTCCCTTGTTTTCCTATTATTTCCCTCATTCGCTTCCTGTCTGAGCAAGACCTTCTTCAGGTCAAACCCTCTTATTCTAGTAAGTTTCTCAGGCCTAGATCCTGGTTGTGAAGGGGGCAttaaagagagagataaaattctttttattctcagtCCTACCTTGTGCTTCATAACTGTTATCTTCATAAAAATGCTGCAAGACTCCAAACGGGTGGGTATCTTCCTTGTTcttatcttctccctttctttctgggGCTGTGAGCCTTGGAAAGCCTCACTCCAAAGAAGCCTTTGGGGTAGAAATCTTTCTGACTGCATGGCTCAAGGAGGCGGTTTAAATGTTTTGGCTGATTGATTGCAAACTATTTTTTCATTATACTGCAAAATGGTTCTTGTGAACTAAAAATCAATGTGTCTTAGTAGAATGGCAGAAGTTCTAGAAAAGTGCAAAGATAATCAAAGAATTAAATGTCTTTTACTCTGTGTTGGTGCAGATCTGAATGAAGACTTTAAATAGGGTTCATTTGCCATGggatttaggaggctgaggcatctAAAGAGATTTATTGTCACATGTAGAAAGTATTTTGAAGTTCCTTGACAGATAATAACGTATCTGCCTGTTCTTTGTTCTAGGAAGGGAATGTAGTTTTCCAGGACTACCTGATTTAATTGGTACAGCAAAATTGGTAGAGCAAGGGCCAAAAGATTATCAACTTTATCCTGCTATACCTACAAAAATCATTACTTACCCCCTACCCCCCCAAATCATACGGCTCAAGTGGTACTAAAAGTAGTAGAAATTTAGGACAGTGGACTGATATGGAACAGTGTAACTTTCCATACTATTAAGCATATGCAACTTAAGAGTTCACTATGTCCACAGTATTTTCTGGTTTTCCAAATGGCTTACATAAGACACAGTGGAGTTTATTCGTCTTTCCAGCAGGATACAACAGAGCCTGCCTATTATTCCTCCATGGTGCATCGTTAATGTACACAGTCTCGGATACCACGGCTCTCTCTCTACTTCTATTCCTTCTTAAATCTACTTCTCCACATCTTTCTGTCatccatctgtctatccatctgTGTTACTACTGAAATATAATGCTAGTGATGGCACTTGGTATTGAAATGTATTAGTCTGTTTGAACAGAACCCCACATAATCTACAGTTCTTTCAAAATCATATAGAATCATCAATTTCCAGACCCAAAAAGAACTTCTAATTATCTAAGTTAGGGTTCCAGAGATGGGTTTAAGTGCTCCAAAACCAACCTAAAATTGTATgctaaattatatatgtgtagctcatgcctgtaatcctagcactctgggaggctgaggcgggtgaattgcctgagctcatgggttggagatcagcttgagcaagagcgagaccacatctctaaaaatagctgggtgttggggtgggtgcctgtagttccagcaactcaggaagctgagggaaaagaataattgcttgaccccaagagtctgaggttgctttgagctatgatgttacagcactctattgagagtgacaaagtgagactctgtctcaaaaaactaaaaatataaataaataatatatgtgtgtgtgtatatatatatatgaattatttAGACGAAAGGAGTTACCGATtttatgaaattctgaaagagatATATGATTCTCCTGCATATTAAAACCTCTTGATTCAGTCCCTGTATTTTACACATGGAGAAGCCAAGGAAAAGTGAGAAAGTGGCTTATATATATGCACTCTCAGGTGGCAGGGCCTGAAATATATTAGGTCTTTAATAATATGTCTTAAATGCACAACTGAATGATTGCCCCTGAAGCTGGAATCTGCTAGGTAGAATTTCATTTGGAAATTAGAGCTGTCCAAATATTTCAGTGGTCTTGCGTTCTTCCTTTGTGAGATGCCTACAGGAGCTGCTAGTCACATAAAGAGTATTAACAAATGAGAGTCAAAGAGACATTTATTCCTGTAGCAGGAATGGGATTTCCCAACACAGAGGTTCTGGTTAATCTCATTCGTAATACCCAGCCTGGTCAGAAGGCCTCAGAGGGCCTCTTACTCTCCTCTGAACTCCAAATCTTCATCTCCACATCCCTTGTTTGGCCACGTGGTCCGGGAGACTGACAGGATAGTAGAGGTGTTCATGCACtcacaggaggaggaagaggagcagccTCTTTGCCTCAAGGCTACCAGCTCCTACATGCTCTCCAATCCCGGGATTCCATTTCAAAGGAAGTGTGTCCTAACCAGAAGCCTGAAATTTGACCGGTTGGGTGAGCCTTCTGCACAGAACGAGGAGGCCAAAGGAAGATGGCAGGGAGATGAAGGCGGCACTCCATATTTCACGCTGGATATTTGTGAAGACTGTTGTTTAAAGAGCAGGGTATTGTCTGAGCCCTCTGAACTTCCAGCATGTTTTAAAAAGTTCCAGTAAACATTTAACCTCTTACTTAAGAGGAGCATTTCCTTTGCTGCGTGACCCTCCTCATCTCCTCTCGGCCACAGACCTGTGCCACACGGCGTCCCGCAGGGCCTGCTTGACCTTGTCGTTGCGGAGAGTGAAGATGAAAGGGTTCAGGAGCGGTGTGAGGATGCAGCTCAGCACCGAGACACCTTTGCTGAGCAGCATGGACTGAACCTCTGATAGGCGGATGTAGAGAAAGATGGAGCTGCCGTAGACCATGACCACCATGGTGAGATGTGAGGCACAGGTGGAGAAGGCCTTCCTGCGCTCGGCTGCCGTGGGAGCCCTGAGGACAGTGGCCAGAATGCAGATGTAGGATGCTGAGGTGAGGGCCAGTGAGCTCAGCAACACGGACGTGGACAGCACAAAAGCCACCAGCTCCAGCAGGCGGGTGTCCCCGCAGGAGAGCTTCATCAAGGGCCAACTGTCACAAAAGAAGTGGTCAATACTGTTGGGGCCACAGAAAGGCAGGCTGGCCATGAGGATGGTGGGGCAGAGAACCCAGAGGAATCCGGCCAGCCAGGAGGCTAGCACCAGCTGGGAACAGACAGGGCCACTCATGAGGACCTCATAGTGGAGTGGTCAGCAGATTGCCAAGTAACGATCCAGAGACATGACAGCTAACAGGAAGAAGTCGGTGGTGCCCAAGAGGAAGTAGAGGTAGGACTGGGTGATGCAGCTGGCAAACGAGATGGTCTGATCTCCTGTGAGGAGGATGACCAGCATCTTGGGAACCACAACAGATATCAGTAACAGCTCCAGGAAGGATAGATTCCGCAGGAAGAAGTACATCTGTGTGTGCAGGCGTCGGTCCCTCCAGCTGAGCACGATAATTAGCAGGTTGCCTGTGGCTGTTGTAACATAAGTCACCATTAACCCCAAGAACATCAGGATCTGCAGGATGTGGCTGCTGGGGAAACCCAGAAGGACAAACTCTGTTATCTGAGTCCAGTTTTCAGGGCTCATCTCCAGTTACCTGCAGGAGAAACGCAACAGAACTTTGCAACTGGTCTATAGCTACTAACAATCAGTTAATCAATCAATAAAGTCATACTGAGTACCTGACTCTGTTCCTTACATTCTGAGAATAGATTGCTCTATATTTCTGCCTGACACCCActtgcaaagaaagaaacaaattatgattgcaagcagtaaaaaaaaaaaaataataacaaggaTGATATTAAACACAATCATGTATCAGGAAATTTATAACGTATGCagagatatcttctaactcttCAAAGTAGGTATGACTGTTCTCATAGAGCAGGAAAAGATGACAAAGAAAATTCGTGACTCCTCTATGATCAAATAGGGAGCAAGTGGTAGAGGCAGAATTTCCTTATGAGCCTCTGTGAGTTTCAAACACATACTACTTCCTCTGTTTACTGGGCAGAGAACCACATGAGTACGGTGGTCTTAGCAGAATCCAGAGGAGTAGAGAGGTCAGTGGAGACCTTACAGAATAAATGTGCAATGAGCAAAATTTTAgtagaattaagaaaaattacTTTAGTATTAGTGGCCATTATGGTCTTGGCTTaatgtaaaataacaataaaaatctaGGCTTTCAGTACCTTTAGAGATTTAATTTTCATGAGTCAGTAAGAAAGCCGAATAGGACGGATTAGATTGTGCAAAGCTCCAGTAATGTCATaaagtgttctttttcttctttcccccacccGATGAGACATCCCTGTTTCTAGCCTTCTCCCAGTCTCATCTCCCCCAGCATTCTAACGGTATAagatggagaaaaggagagagaacagaATCAAGGAGATGGAACGTATTAACTCGCCTCTTCAGTTTTGGCCTTGATTTGGAGATATGTTTGTCTTGTCCTGGAGACTTTTGGCCTCTTGTAAAATCCATCCACAAATTTTGAAGGGTTGGGTTTCACTGGACACCTTGGTTCCaggatttatttacttatttatttttttatatccaGCACCATATACCAAATACTTAGAAGCACACATGGGGTCCTGCTTATCAGTTAGGAACTGGAAAATATCCtaagacaaaaagaataaaaactgccCTCAAGGtactttgtttatttaattaacGAGGAATAAAGAGTTGAGTATTTTGATGAAATTGAATCCAAGACCATCTATTGCTCCAGTGTGAATGATGAGGAGCACAGATATTTTCTCAATTGTGTCTGAAGCTGCCTTAAGAAAGATTGTAAACCGAGGCCCGGAATCCACATCTGAAGAGTGAATGAGAGAGGCACTCAGGGAATGTTCTCTCCATATCCATTTTGGCAGGAATAAATGGTCAGATTTAAATAGCCAGCTAGGAATGATGCTTCCTACTGCTAGTCTGGGGCTTATATCtctcaaatgaataaaatcacCTTAACAAAACCCATAAAAGG is drawn from Nycticebus coucang isolate mNycCou1 chromosome 6, mNycCou1.pri, whole genome shotgun sequence and contains these coding sequences:
- the LOC128588862 gene encoding LOW QUALITY PROTEIN: olfactory receptor 6T1 (The sequence of the model RefSeq protein was modified relative to this genomic sequence to represent the inferred CDS: substituted 2 bases at 2 genomic stop codons), with the translated sequence MSPENWTQITEFVLLGFPSSHILQILMFLGLMVTYVTTATGNLLIIVLSWRDRRLHTQMYFFLRNLSFLELLLISVVVPKMLVILLTGDQTISFASCITQSYLYFLLGTTDFFLLAVMSLDRYLAICXPLHYEVLMSGPVCSQLVLASWLAGFLWVLCPTILMASLPFCGPNSIDHFFCDSWPLMKLSCGDTRLLELVAFVLSTSVLLSSLALTSASYICILATVLRAPTAAERRKAFSTCASHLTMVVMVYGSSIFLYIRLSEVQSMLLSKGVSVLSCILTPLLNPFIFTLRNDKVKQALRDAXGFPRLTAPERKGEDKNKEDTHPFGVLQHFYEDNSYEAQDDDDDDDNNSDLKKL